A DNA window from Amycolatopsis sp. DSM 110486 contains the following coding sequences:
- the thiD gene encoding bifunctional hydroxymethylpyrimidine kinase/phosphomethylpyrimidine kinase, translating into MTENPSPPSALTIAGSDSGGAAGLQADLRTFLTCGVHGLVAVTAVTVQNTLGVHDRADIPPHVVAGQIEAVASDMGVGAAKTGMLASAQIIHAVATACDNAGIGRDHEVPFVVDPVAASMTGHPLFDADGLSALREELLPRATVLTPNLDEVRLLTGLTVTDREGMHTAAVALHRLGPKYVLVKSGHLVSDPECVDLLFDGSTFVELPGPRFNTPHTHGAGDTMASALTAGLAKGMSVVEAARYGKWFVSHAVEHSYPMGAKVGPVSAFWRLAPEDR; encoded by the coding sequence ATGACTGAAAACCCGAGCCCGCCGTCGGCGTTGACCATCGCCGGTTCCGACTCCGGTGGCGCAGCCGGACTCCAGGCCGATTTGCGGACATTCCTCACTTGTGGGGTGCACGGACTCGTCGCCGTGACGGCCGTGACGGTGCAGAACACGTTGGGAGTCCACGATCGCGCGGACATCCCGCCGCACGTCGTCGCCGGCCAGATCGAGGCCGTCGCGTCGGACATGGGTGTGGGCGCGGCGAAAACGGGCATGCTCGCGTCGGCGCAGATCATCCACGCCGTGGCGACGGCTTGCGACAACGCGGGCATCGGGCGCGATCACGAGGTGCCGTTCGTGGTGGACCCGGTGGCGGCGTCGATGACCGGTCACCCGCTCTTCGACGCCGACGGGCTCTCCGCGCTGCGCGAGGAGCTGCTGCCGCGCGCGACCGTGCTGACGCCGAACCTCGACGAGGTGCGCTTGCTGACCGGCCTGACCGTGACCGACCGCGAAGGCATGCACACCGCGGCCGTGGCGCTGCACCGGCTGGGCCCGAAGTACGTGCTCGTGAAGAGCGGCCACCTCGTGTCCGACCCGGAGTGCGTCGACCTGCTCTTCGACGGCTCGACGTTCGTGGAGCTGCCCGGCCCGCGCTTCAACACCCCGCACACGCACGGCGCGGGCGACACCATGGCGTCGGCGCTGACGGCCGGGCTGGCGAAGGGGATGTCGGTCGTCGAGGCCGCGCGCTACGGCAAGTGGTTCGTGTCGCACGCGGTCGAACACTCGTACCCGATGGGGGCGAAGGTGGGGCCGGTGTCGGCGTTCTGGCGGCTCGCGCCGGAGGACCGTTAG